The Burkholderia pyrrocinia genome includes a region encoding these proteins:
- a CDS encoding DUF1289 domain-containing protein: MAVKSPCIDVCSFDGRTGYCVACLRTRDEARGWKKMTDHRRHQIVNDRSRRQVKLARETPD, translated from the coding sequence ATGGCGGTCAAATCGCCTTGCATCGACGTGTGCTCGTTCGACGGCAGGACGGGCTACTGCGTCGCGTGCCTGCGCACGCGGGACGAAGCGCGCGGATGGAAGAAGATGACGGACCATCGACGTCACCAGATCGTGAATGACCGGTCACGGCGGCAGGTAAAACTGGCGCGGGAAACGCCGGACTGA